The sequence CCGTCGGAGCCGTGTATGACGTTGCGCTCGATGGACTCCCCCCAACGGGCCCGGAAGGTGCCGGGGGCGGCCTTGGCTGGATCGGTGGCGCCCATGAGCTGCCGGAGGGCCAGGATCGCACCCTCCTTCTCGAGGACCATGGCCACCACCGGCCCGCTTGAGATGTAGCTCGTGAGACTGTCGAAAAAGGGCCGCTCCCGGTGGACGTGGTAGAAGGCCTCGGCCTGGGCCTTGGTGAGCTCGACTTTGTCGAGGGCCACAATCGTGAAGCCCGCCTCCTCTAACTGCTTGATAATTAGCTCCGTCAGGTCACGCTCGACGGCGCCGGGCTTTATGATGGCTAGGGTGTGCTCATGGGCCATGGTGGTGCTCGCCTCCTTCACCCGTCCCATGGGTAGAAAAGACCCCGCCTAGGATCTGGCGAGGTCGGGTTACGGGACGGCTCAGGCGCGGGTCTTAGTGGTGGCACTCGTTTGGATGCCCACGCATCGAGCCTTCGAATAATTTCTCCTCAGCGACCCAGCACTTCCGCGACGCGGGCCCCGATGGTGGCGGGACTTTCGGAGATGTGAATCCCCGCCTCCCTCATGGTGTGGATTTTCTCCTCCGCCGTGCCCTTGCCGCCGGAGATAATCGCTCCCGCATGGCCCATTCGGCGTCCCGGCGGGGCTGTCAGACCGCAGATAAAACCTATGACCGGCTTGGTGACATGGTTCTGGATGTAGGCCGCAGCCTCTTCCTCTGCAGTCCCGCCGATCTCACCGATGATGCAGATCGCCTCGGTCTGGTCGTCCTGCTCGAAGAGCTTCAGGCAGTCAATGAAGTCGGTCCCGATGATGGGGTCGCCACCGATGCCGATGCAGGTTGACTGTCCAATTCCCCGCTCGGTGAGCTGGGCTACAACCTCGTAGGTGAGGGTCCCGCTGCGGGAGATCACCCCCACGGGGCCCTCGGAGTGGATGTTGCCCGGCATGATCCCTGCCTTGCACTTCCCCGGTGAGATAAGGCCTGGGCAGTTGGGGCCGATGAGGCGAGCCGATGTCTCTTCGAGCCGGCGCTTGACGTAGATCATGTCATAAGTTGGGATGCCCTCGGTGATGCAGGCGATCACGCCGATCCCGGCGTGGAAGGCCTCGAGCGCTGCGTCGGCGGCGAAGGCCGGCGGGACGAAAATCATCGAGGAGTTGGCGCCCGTGGCGGCCACCGCCTCTGAGACGGTATTGAAAACCGGGATGCCGTTAACGTCCTCTCCGCTCTTGCCGGGCGTCACGCCCGCCACCACCTGCGTGCCGTAGGCGGCACATTGTTCGGTGTGGAACCGCCCCTCGCGGCCCGTTATCCCTTGAACGAGCAGGCGGGTTTCCTTATCGACGAGAATTGCCATCGTATCGCGTTTTTCTCACTTTCAGGGGCCGTAAGGTTCCCTAGCCCGCCGCCTGGGCCGCCGTCACCACCTTCTCGGCAGCATCGCCCATGCCCGTGGCCACGGTGAATTCCAACCCTGAGGTTTGTAGAATTTCCCGGCCCTGCTCCACGTTGGTCCCCTCAAGGCGAACCACCACCGGAACGTCGACTTCAACCGACTTGACCGCCTCCACGACTCCCCGCGCAAGCACGTCGCACCGCAGGATGCCACCGAATATGTTGATGAGGACGGCCTTGACGTTCTCGTCGCTCACGAGAATGCGGAAGGCGTTCTCCACCATCTCTTGGGTGGCGCCGCCGCCCACGTCGAGGAAGTTGGCCGGCTCGCCGCCTGCGAGCTTGATGATGTCCATTGTCGCCATCGCCAGCCCCGCCCCGTTTACCATGCACCCGACGTTGCCGTCGAGCTTGATGTAGTTGAGGTTGTGTTTGCTAGCCTCGATCTCCAGGGGCTCTTCCTCGTTGAGGTCGCGCATCGCCGCCAACTCCTTGTGTCGCCAAAGAGCGCTGTCATCGAAGTTCATCTTGGCATCGAGGGCCAGCAGGCGGCCGTCCCGGGTGATGACCAGGGGGTTGACCTCCAGCAGGGAGCAGTCCATCTCCTCGAAGCACTTGTAGAGCCCGACGATGAGCTTGACCCCCGGGGAGATGAGCTCAGCCGGCAGGTTGAGGCCGAAGGCGAGGTTGCGGGCCTGGTAGGGTTTGAGCCCAAGCAGCGGGTCTACCGTCTCGTTGAGTATCTTCTCCGGGGTCTCGGCCGCGACCTCTTCAATATCCATCCCGCCGGCCTCGCTCGCCATGACGACGGGCCGGTTGGCCGACCGGTCAATCACAACTCCCAGGTAGAGCTCCTTCTCAATCTCCATGCCTTCTTCGACAAGGACCTTTTGGACCAGGCGGCCCTCGGGGCCCGTCTGGGGGGTGATGAGCGTCATTCCGAGAATCGCCTCGGCCGCCCGTTGCGCTTCTTCGGGCCCATCGGCGAGCTGGATGCCCCCACCCTTGCCCCGGCCTCCGGCATGGATCTGTGCCTTTACCACCACCGTGCCGCCAAGCCGCTCGGTCACGGCCCGGGCCTCCTCAGCCGTCGAGGCCACTCCGCCCTCAGGGACCGGCACCCCGTAGCGTTTGAGAATCTCCTTGGCCTCGTGCTCGTGAATTTTCATGGCTGCTCCCTCGGATGGGCGGAGGATCGTGCGCCGGCCGCCGCCGAAGGCCGCTTCGCCCCTATGTCCCTTTGAGCTTGCTCATCAATCATTGGAAGGGGTCGCAAATACGCACCGAAATTAGGGAAGGGAGATGAAAAGTAGGTAGACAAATGGATACCCAGCTGGCTGGCCCGGCTTTCCGATCACGGAAGGCCCGCCAGAATTATTGCCGCCACAACGGTTCCTAAAATAGCACCGCTGTATAAGACCATGCCCAAGACCTGTCCTGGCACCTTGAGCCCCATATCTTTCAACGCAAACCGAAGCCTATGGGCCGCGTGAAAGAGGGGAAGCGCCACCAGCACGAAGAGGTAGAGCTTGACGAGCGGATTTCCGAGCAGGGCGCGCATGTGAGTGTAGCCGACGGCGTCTGCGCCTAGAAGTCCTAACGGAACGGCCAGACCGGCGATAATGATGTGGATCGGCACAAACAGGGCCGCCACAACGCCTCCCGCCGAGAACAAGCCCCACAAGAATGGCTCGGTCTTATCTATCTCGTACATGGGCTAATCCCTCAGCTCGTAAAAAAGAAGAATACGACCACCGAGACAGCGATCCAGCCAGCAATCGCGGCGGCGGCTATCGTCCTCTCCGGAACTTTCTTGCCTCCCACGCGGATGACCTGGACCTTGCCCATTATTGTGAACCAGGTATAGCTGTGGTAGGAGGCGAATACGAGCGCCACCAGGAAAAAGAGAATGAATCCTCCGGAGCGTAGCGACTCCTGGAACGCTCCATACACGTCTTGCCCCTTTGAGAGTAAGGAGAGCGAGTAAAGGTAGACCAGTACAAACAAGGCTATGAACAGACTGCTCAACTCCCGCATCATGAAAAGGAAATACTTGCGGTTACGCATCCACCAGTTGGTGGGCATAGGATGGGTGTAAGTCGGATAGGTATATTCGGGCTCGATCCGTTTCATTTCTTCCCCCGCGGAAGTATAAGCGACTTGGCCCACTCGGTTGTCGTGGCGACTTTGGTGCGCTGGATGGCCATCGCCGGGTCCACTTTCTTCGGACAGACCTCGGTGCACTCACCCACCAGGGTGCATTCCCAGATACCCTTGCTGCTCGCGATCACCTGCTGGCGCGCCTCCTGCCCTTCGTCCCTGGAGTCGAGATTGTATCGGTGGGCCAGGGCGATGACGGCCGGGCCTATAAAATCGGACTCTAGCCCGTAGACCGGACAGGCTGAGTAACATAGCATGCAGTTGATGCACATGCTGAATTGCTTGTACTCCGCAAGTTCTTCAGGTGTTTGGAGATACTCCCCTTCCTCAAGAGGTTTCTCCTCTTCCCTGACTATCCAAGGCGTTATCGCTTTGAGCTTGTCCAGAAAGTCGGTCATGTCGATGACCAGATCCCGGATTATCGGGAAGTATGCCAGAGGCTCCACTCGAATCTCGGCCGGATGATAGTCCCTGAGGAAGGCGGCGCAGGTCAATTTCGGCTCTCCGTTGACCATCATGCCGCAACTGCCACAGATGCCCATACGGCAAGACCAGCGGAAAGAGAGCGTACCGTCCATCTGGTCCTTGATGTGGTTGAGCGCATCGAGGACCACCCAGTCATCGGGAAACTCAAACTCGTAGGCCTGCTCCGTTGGAGCCTCCTCTTGTTCCGGTCGAAACCGTGTCACATTCATTGTGATCGTCTTCTTACCACTCATAGCCTCTCCTAAATCTGGCAGTGGACCAGCCGAAAATTAATGTGCGGTTCGGACCGCGTCGAAAAGCTCACCACGAAGGCACAATGAGGAAGTAAAATTCCCTAGTGTATTTGACTTATTACCCGCTACCGGGTGCTAATACTTTCGCTCTTCAGGCTGCCAGCGGGTGATTGTCACCGGCAGGTACTCGATCCGAGGAGGCCCCTCTGGCGTCTGATAAGCCATCGAATGCTGCAAGAAGTGCTCATCGTCTCTTGTCTCGAAGTCCTCCCGTGCGTGCGAGCCTCTGGATTCTTCACGTAGCAGTGCGGAGTGAGCCAGCGCCTCGGCGACGTCCAACATATAGCCCAGCTCGAGCGCTGAGATGAGTTCGGTGTTAAAGACACTCGATAGGTCATCCAGCTCCACCTGGTCGAAGCGTTGCCGGAGTACTCGGATCGCCTCACACGTCTCTTTCATTACCTCTTCTGTACGGTAGATGCCAATACCTCGTTCCATGGCCATCTGCATATCGCGGCGGATGTTAGCGATCCGCTCTTTGCCGTTATTGGGCTTGAGAAATTTCTCCTCGATTCGTCTCTTCTCCTCTTTGGCCATCTGGTCCAGAGTGTCTGCCCCAGGCAGCTCCCGGCCCTCAACATATTGCGCAGCCGCCCTTCCGGAGCGGGCTCCGAAAACAATTATCTCGGAGAGGGAGTTGGAGCCCAGACGGTTGGCCCCGTTCATGCTCACGCAGGCGCCTTCCCCCGCGGCGAAGAGCCCATCGACGGGCGTCTTGCCGACAGAGTCGGTATGGGTGCCGCCCATCATGTAGTGGACGACCGGCCGGACAGGGATCGGTTCGTAAACCGGGTCAATCCCCACGTATTCTGTCGCCAATTCCCGCACAAAGGGTAGTCGTTCCATGATACGCTCCTCCCCCAGGTGCCGTATATCCAGATGGACGTACTCCCCGTAAGGTCCCTCGAAGACCCGATTGGCCCTCTGCTCTTGGATGAACGCTCTCGACAGCATATCTCGGGGCCCCAGCTCCATACGTTCGGGCGTGTATGCGCTCAGGTAGCGCTCCCCTTCGCTGTTGAGCAAGTAGCCTCCCTCGCTCCGCGAGGCCTCGGTGATGAGGATGCCGGTTCCGGGCAGGCCGGTGGGGTGGTATTGCACAAATTCCATATCTTTCAGCGGCCCCCCGGCACGATAGGTCAAGGCCATTCCGTCCCCGGTCTTGATCGACGCGTTAGTGGTAAAGGCAAATAGCTTTCCGGCCCCTCCCGTGCAGAGAATTACGGCCTTTGCAGGAATGGCGTAAATGCCCCCCGAGCGCACGTTAAGCGCCGTCACACCACAGATTTTGCCGTCGTCTTGCATCAGCGAGGTGACGAACCATTCGTCGTACCATGCGATGCGGTCGTATTTCAGGGAGGTTTGATAAAGCGTGTGCAACATGTGAAATCCGGTCTTGTCGGAGCAGAAGAGCGTCCGATCCACACTCATGCCGCCGAAGGTTCTAACGCTCATGCGGCCATCAGGATCGCGGCTCCACGGACATCCCCAGTGATCCAACTGGATCACTTCGTCAAGAGACTCTTTGACGAAGATCTCGACCGCGTCCTGGTCGGCCAGGAAATCGCTACCCTTGATGGTGTCGTAGGCGTGCGAATCGGTATTTTCTTCACGAACGGCCGCCGCAGTCCCGCCCTCCGCTGAGACTGTGTGGCTCCGCATGGGATAGACCTTGGAGACGACCCCAATGCTGATGTGGTCGTTGGCCTCGGCCGCGGCGATCGCGGCCCGCAGGCCCGCTCCGCCACCGCCAACGATCAGGACGTCATGTGTCGGAACATCCATGGAGACCTCGGTTGGTTAAAGTTGCGCTCCACCATCTTTTAGGGTGGAAGGATTATTGCGTTCCAGAAATTGAGGCTGCCAAAAACCGCCTCAGCCTATTATACACGGTAGTCGCTTGTCAACAGGGAAAAGGCCCGGCGATCCCCGCCTGGGCTGCACCTCCACCGTGGGGTTTATAGCGTGATTTGGCCGATGAGCTCTCGGACGTGGTCGGCCGAATTCTGGAGCATGGCGCCCTCCTCGTCGGTCAGCTCGAGCTCCAGAATCTCCTCGACCCCTCCGGCTCCCAGCTTTATCGGCACGCCCACGTAGAGCCCATTGATGCCGTACTCGCCCTCGAGGTAGGCGGCGCATGGTACGACCCGCTTCTTGTCCTTGATGATGGCCTCGGCCATCTCAATCGCGCAGGCCGCCGGCGAGTAGTAGGCGCTGCCAGTTTTCAGGTAAGCGACGATCTCGGCCCCGGCGTTTCGGGTTCGCTCGACGATCCGGTCGATCTGCTCCTGTGTCATGAGCTCTGTAATCGGAACGCCCGCCACCGTGGAATACCGGGGAAGGGGGACCATGGTGTCGCCGTGGCCTCCCATCACGAGGGCATAGGTGTCCTCGACGCTCACATCTAGCTCCAATGCGATGAAACTGCAGAGGCGGGCGCTGTCGAGCATTCCCGCCATGCCCATGACCCGCTCCTTAGGGAGCCCGCTGACTTCTTTGGCCACCCAGGCCATGGCATCCAGGGGGTTGGAGACGACGATGATATATGCATTCGGGCTCGCCTTGACGCACTCCTCGGTGACCGCCTTGACGATTTTGACGTTCGTAGACAACAGCTCGTCGCGGCTCATACCCGGCTTGCGGGCGATGCCTGCGGTAATGATTACAACGTCGCTGTCTGCGCTCTCCTCGTAGCTGTTGCTTCCGACCATGCGGCAGTCGAAGAGCCCAACTGGGGCCGCTTCCCATAGATCAAGCGCCTTGCCCTGAGGGACGCCCTCGACGATGTCCACCAGGACCACGTCGGCAAGCTCCTTACTAGCCGCCCAGTGGGCGGCTGTGGCCCCGACGTTGCCTGCCCCAACGATGGTTATCTTAGCTCGTGCCATGGTATGAATGCCTCCCTATACTCAGAGCATCTCCCCCTCAGCCATCCCCGGATTTATAATAGCCAAAATCTCCTCATCAAGAAAGTCGAGGAGCAATATATCATGCAAGGAGCCTTGAACCTTTTTATACCCGCATCCAGATTCTGTCGTACCGAACCCCTCCATGGACCTCCAGAGCTTCTTACAAGATACGATAAAAAGGTGCTGGTCCGACGAGGCGGCCGGACCGTATAATGGCCTCACCCCCTATCGGGGTGATGAGGTTTGAGCCTTTGACGCTTTACCGAAGAACCCGAGGCATTTTGAGCGCCCACGGTGTGCGCCCCAAGAAGGCATTGGGACAGCACTTCCTCGTCGATGAAGGGGTCCTCGTGGCCATCATGGAAGCCGCCGAGGTGGGGCCCGCCGACACGGTGTTGGAGATCGGCGGCGGCGTTGGCGTCCTGACCCAGGCCCTGGCCCGACGCGCACTAGCCGTTCATTGTCTGGAGATTGACCCGGACCTGGCCGCCGTCCTCACTGAGGCTCTAGCCGAATTCGACAACGTTACGGTCCACCAAGCCGACGCCCTCAAGTTCCCCTATGAAACCCTGCCGGCGCCCTACGCCGTCGTGGCAAACATTCCCTACCAGATTAGCACACCCTTGGTGGATTGCTTCGTCGCCGAGCGGGCGCGCCTGAGCCGGGTTACGCTGACCGTACAGAGAGAGGTGGCCCAACGGTTTCACGCCTCACCCGGGACGAAGGACTACGGGGCCCTTTCGGTCAAGTTGGCCTACTACTTTGTCGTCCGCCACCAGGCCCCAGTGCCCGCCGAGGCCTTCTGGCCACCGCCGAAGGTGGACTCGGCCATCATCACCATGACCCCCAGGCCGGCTCCGCCTGTTGAAGTCGGGCCGAACGGGGAGGCTTTTCTTAGCATGGTGCGTCAGGCCTTCGCCCACCGTCGCAAGACGCTACGGAAGAACCTACAGGTCTCGCGGGCCCAAGGCTGGTCGGCCGAGGCTGTGGAGCAGGCCCTCGCTGAAACTGGCATCGATCGAATGAGACGAGCTGAAACCCTTACACTGGAAGAGTTTGCCGCGCTGTGGCGGGCCCTATCGGGAGCGCGCTAGTGGAGGATCTTGCCCAGGCGGCCCCACCTGACGCCGTGTTCCTCACCGTTCCAGGAAAAGTAGATCAAGAATGCGCGACCCCGGATCATATCGCCGTTGAGGAAACCCCAGACCCGGCTGTCCCGGCTGTTGCTCCGGTTGTCGCCCAAGAGGAAGTAATGGCCAGCGGGAACAACCTTCGGGCCCCAGCTCGACAGCGGTGAGCCCAGCCTGCCGAACGGGTTGTCCGATTGGCGGGGGGCGAAATTTTCTTTCAGCGGTTGTCCGTTTACGAATACCGTTCCCCCCTTGAGGGAGAGCTCCTCCCCTGGTTGGCCGATGACCCGCTTGATGTAGTCTCGATCTGGGTCCTCCGGTGAGCGGAAAACGACGATGTCCCCCCGGCCCACGGACGTGAAGTGGTAGATGAATTTATTGACGAGAATGTAGTCACCGACTAGGAGGGTCGGAATCATCGAGCCGGAAGGGATTGTGAAGGCCTGGACGACGAAGATTCTCAAGACTATTGCAAGGGCCACGGCCAACCCCAGGGCCTCCAGGTTACTCCTGAGCCACGAGCCCTTCTGCAACCCCTTCGGCCGCTGGGGCTCGGTGCTTTGGGGGTCTTGGGGGATATCAGTCACCCCTTACTCCCTCACCGCTCCACCCCCAGGATGGCCATGAAAGCCTCCTGTGGTATTTCAACCCGCCCGACCTTTTTCATCCGCTTCTTACCCGCCTTCTGCTTCTCAAGGAGTTTGCGCTTCCGGGTCACATCTCCGCCGTAAAGCTTCGCTGTGACCTGTTTTCGCATCGGCTTGATGTTCTCGCGGGCGATGATCCGTCCGCCGATGGCGGCCTGGAGCATTACCTCGAAGAGTTGGCGGGGTATGAGCCGGCGCAGCTGCTCCACGAGGGCCTTTCCAGTCTGGTATGCACGGTCCTTGTGGATGATGGCCGAGAGAGCGTCCACCGGCTCGCCGTTTACGAGGATATCGAGCTTGACCAAGGGGGCCGGCCTGAAATCGATGACCTCGTAGTCGAAGGAAGCATAGCCCTTGCTCGCCGACTTCAGCCGATCGTAGAAATCGACCACGATCTCGTTGAGGGGCAGCTCGTAGATGAGCGAGACCGTCCGAGTGTCGATGTACTCCATCCGGAGCTGGCGGCCCCTGCGTTCCTGGAGCAAGGCCAGGATCGGGCCCAAGTGCTCTGATGGCACGAGGATAGTGGCCGAAACGAAAGGCTCCTCAATTCGATCGATTTGCTGCGGCGGGGGCAATTGTGAGGGGGTCTCCACCCGAAGGCGCTCACCGTCGGTGGTCACCACCTCGTGGAGGACGTTGGGCTGGGTCCTCAGGAGTTCGAGGCCGAACTCCCGCTCCAATCGTTCCTGGACAATCTCCATATGAAGGAGACCAAGGAGACCGCACCGGAAGCCAAAGCCCAGGGCGGGGCTCGCCTCCGGCTGGTAGACGAAAGCGCTGTCGTTGAGGTGGAGCCGCCCAAGGCTGGCCCGGAGCGCTTCGTATTCTTCAGTATCTACGGGGTATAGGCCGCAAAAGACCATCGGCTTGACCGGCTTGTAGCCCGGCAGGGGCTCGTCGCATGGACGGTCGGCCTCGGTGATGGTCTCCCCGACGGTGGCGTCACGGATCTCCTTGATGCCAGCGGTGCACCACCCTACCTCACCTGCTAGAAGTTCCTCCAGCGGCTCTGCCTCGGGGGCGAAGGTCCCCAGCTGGTCTACCTCGGCCTGTCGCCCGGCCGCGAGCAGACGGACCCGAAGGCCGGGCCGCAGCGCCCCGTCAACGACACGTACAAGCATCACGACCCCCTGGTAGGAGTCGTACCACGAGTCCACCAGGAGGGCCCGCAAGGGGGAGGCCAGCGAGCCCCTCGGCGGGGGGATACGCTGGACTACTGCCTCGAAGACCTCCGGGATGCCGATCCCTTCCTTGGCGCTTACCAGAAGGCATTCATCACCAGCTATGCCGAGGACCCCCTCGATTTGAGCCTTGACTCTGTCGGGCTCGGCTTGCTCCAAGTCGATCTTGTTGATGACGGGAACGATGACCAGATTCTG comes from Nitrospinota bacterium and encodes:
- the ndk gene encoding nucleoside-diphosphate kinase, which encodes MAHEHTLAIIKPGAVERDLTELIIKQLEEAGFTIVALDKVELTKAQAEAFYHVHRERPFFDSLTSYISSGPVVAMVLEKEGAILALRQLMGATDPAKAAPGTFRARWGESIERNVIHGSDGPETASEEVAFFFNELERKGRQ
- the sucD gene encoding succinate--CoA ligase subunit alpha, producing MAILVDKETRLLVQGITGREGRFHTEQCAAYGTQVVAGVTPGKSGEDVNGIPVFNTVSEAVAATGANSSMIFVPPAFAADAALEAFHAGIGVIACITEGIPTYDMIYVKRRLEETSARLIGPNCPGLISPGKCKAGIMPGNIHSEGPVGVISRSGTLTYEVVAQLTERGIGQSTCIGIGGDPIIGTDFIDCLKLFEQDDQTEAICIIGEIGGTAEEEAAAYIQNHVTKPVIGFICGLTAPPGRRMGHAGAIISGGKGTAEEKIHTMREAGIHISESPATIGARVAEVLGR
- the sucC gene encoding ADP-forming succinate--CoA ligase subunit beta; its protein translation is MKIHEHEAKEILKRYGVPVPEGGVASTAEEARAVTERLGGTVVVKAQIHAGGRGKGGGIQLADGPEEAQRAAEAILGMTLITPQTGPEGRLVQKVLVEEGMEIEKELYLGVVIDRSANRPVVMASEAGGMDIEEVAAETPEKILNETVDPLLGLKPYQARNLAFGLNLPAELISPGVKLIVGLYKCFEEMDCSLLEVNPLVITRDGRLLALDAKMNFDDSALWRHKELAAMRDLNEEEPLEIEASKHNLNYIKLDGNVGCMVNGAGLAMATMDIIKLAGGEPANFLDVGGGATQEMVENAFRILVSDENVKAVLINIFGGILRCDVLARGVVEAVKSVEVDVPVVVRLEGTNVEQGREILQTSGLEFTVATGMGDAAEKVVTAAQAAG
- a CDS encoding fumarate reductase subunit D, which produces MYEIDKTEPFLWGLFSAGGVVAALFVPIHIIIAGLAVPLGLLGADAVGYTHMRALLGNPLVKLYLFVLVALPLFHAAHRLRFALKDMGLKVPGQVLGMVLYSGAILGTVVAAIILAGLP
- a CDS encoding fumarate reductase subunit C; its protein translation is MKRIEPEYTYPTYTHPMPTNWWMRNRKYFLFMMRELSSLFIALFVLVYLYSLSLLSKGQDVYGAFQESLRSGGFILFFLVALVFASYHSYTWFTIMGKVQVIRVGGKKVPERTIAAAAIAGWIAVSVVVFFFFTS
- a CDS encoding succinate dehydrogenase/fumarate reductase iron-sulfur subunit, with the protein product MSGKKTITMNVTRFRPEQEEAPTEQAYEFEFPDDWVVLDALNHIKDQMDGTLSFRWSCRMGICGSCGMMVNGEPKLTCAAFLRDYHPAEIRVEPLAYFPIIRDLVIDMTDFLDKLKAITPWIVREEEKPLEEGEYLQTPEELAEYKQFSMCINCMLCYSACPVYGLESDFIGPAVIALAHRYNLDSRDEGQEARQQVIASSKGIWECTLVGECTEVCPKKVDPAMAIQRTKVATTTEWAKSLILPRGKK
- a CDS encoding FAD-binding protein; amino-acid sequence: MDVPTHDVLIVGGGGAGLRAAIAAAEANDHISIGVVSKVYPMRSHTVSAEGGTAAAVREENTDSHAYDTIKGSDFLADQDAVEIFVKESLDEVIQLDHWGCPWSRDPDGRMSVRTFGGMSVDRTLFCSDKTGFHMLHTLYQTSLKYDRIAWYDEWFVTSLMQDDGKICGVTALNVRSGGIYAIPAKAVILCTGGAGKLFAFTTNASIKTGDGMALTYRAGGPLKDMEFVQYHPTGLPGTGILITEASRSEGGYLLNSEGERYLSAYTPERMELGPRDMLSRAFIQEQRANRVFEGPYGEYVHLDIRHLGEERIMERLPFVRELATEYVGIDPVYEPIPVRPVVHYMMGGTHTDSVGKTPVDGLFAAGEGACVSMNGANRLGSNSLSEIIVFGARSGRAAAQYVEGRELPGADTLDQMAKEEKRRIEEKFLKPNNGKERIANIRRDMQMAMERGIGIYRTEEVMKETCEAIRVLRQRFDQVELDDLSSVFNTELISALELGYMLDVAEALAHSALLREESRGSHAREDFETRDDEHFLQHSMAYQTPEGPPRIEYLPVTITRWQPEERKY
- the mdh gene encoding malate dehydrogenase encodes the protein MARAKITIVGAGNVGATAAHWAASKELADVVLVDIVEGVPQGKALDLWEAAPVGLFDCRMVGSNSYEESADSDVVIITAGIARKPGMSRDELLSTNVKIVKAVTEECVKASPNAYIIVVSNPLDAMAWVAKEVSGLPKERVMGMAGMLDSARLCSFIALELDVSVEDTYALVMGGHGDTMVPLPRYSTVAGVPITELMTQEQIDRIVERTRNAGAEIVAYLKTGSAYYSPAACAIEMAEAIIKDKKRVVPCAAYLEGEYGINGLYVGVPIKLGAGGVEEILELELTDEEGAMLQNSADHVRELIGQITL
- the rsmA gene encoding ribosomal RNA small subunit methyltransferase A; the protein is MTLYRRTRGILSAHGVRPKKALGQHFLVDEGVLVAIMEAAEVGPADTVLEIGGGVGVLTQALARRALAVHCLEIDPDLAAVLTEALAEFDNVTVHQADALKFPYETLPAPYAVVANIPYQISTPLVDCFVAERARLSRVTLTVQREVAQRFHASPGTKDYGALSVKLAYYFVVRHQAPVPAEAFWPPPKVDSAIITMTPRPAPPVEVGPNGEAFLSMVRQAFAHRRKTLRKNLQVSRAQGWSAEAVEQALAETGIDRMRRAETLTLEEFAALWRALSGAR
- the lepB gene encoding signal peptidase I, with translation MPQDPQSTEPQRPKGLQKGSWLRSNLEALGLAVALAIVLRIFVVQAFTIPSGSMIPTLLVGDYILVNKFIYHFTSVGRGDIVVFRSPEDPDRDYIKRVIGQPGEELSLKGGTVFVNGQPLKENFAPRQSDNPFGRLGSPLSSWGPKVVPAGHYFLLGDNRSNSRDSRVWGFLNGDMIRGRAFLIYFSWNGEEHGVRWGRLGKILH
- the lepA gene encoding elongation factor 4, producing MKTAIRNFSIIAHIDHGKSTLADRLIEAAGLMPERGRRDQYLDRMDLERERGITIKSQMVRLPYVGADGNTYQLNLIDTPGHVDFSYEVSRSLAACEGVLLVVDAVQGIEAQTLANANLALEQNLVIVPVINKIDLEQAEPDRVKAQIEGVLGIAGDECLLVSAKEGIGIPEVFEAVVQRIPPPRGSLASPLRALLVDSWYDSYQGVVMLVRVVDGALRPGLRVRLLAAGRQAEVDQLGTFAPEAEPLEELLAGEVGWCTAGIKEIRDATVGETITEADRPCDEPLPGYKPVKPMVFCGLYPVDTEEYEALRASLGRLHLNDSAFVYQPEASPALGFGFRCGLLGLLHMEIVQERLEREFGLELLRTQPNVLHEVVTTDGERLRVETPSQLPPPQQIDRIEEPFVSATILVPSEHLGPILALLQERRGRQLRMEYIDTRTVSLIYELPLNEIVVDFYDRLKSASKGYASFDYEVIDFRPAPLVKLDILVNGEPVDALSAIIHKDRAYQTGKALVEQLRRLIPRQLFEVMLQAAIGGRIIARENIKPMRKQVTAKLYGGDVTRKRKLLEKQKAGKKRMKKVGRVEIPQEAFMAILGVER